CTGGCGCGCGAGGAGCTGCTCGTGGGTGCCGGCCTCCACCACCTGGCCCGCCTCCATCACCGCGATGAGGTCCGCGTCGCGCACCGTGGAGAGCCGGTGCGCGATGACGAGCACCGTGCGGCCCTTCATCAGCGCCGCGAGCCCCTCGCCCACCGCCGCCTCGCTCGCCGCGTCCAGGGCGCTCGTCGGCTCATCCAGGAGCAGCAGGGACGGGCGGCGCAGGAAGGCCCGGGCGAGCACCAGGCGCTGGCGCTGGCCTCCGGACAGCCGGGAGCCGCGCTCGCCCACCGGCTCGTCGAGGCCCGCGGGCAGTGCGTTCACGAAGTCCTTCGCGTGCGCCAGCGTGAGCGCCTCCCACAGCTCCGCGTCGCTCGCGCCCGGGCGGCCCAGCAGCAGGTTGTGGCGCACGGTGCCCGAGAAGAGCACGGGCTCCTGCGGCACCCACGCCATCTGCGAGCGCACGCTGGAGGGCTTCAGCGCATTCAGGGGCTCCCCATCCCAGCGCACCGTGCCCCCGCTCGTGGGCAGGAAGCCGAGCAGCACCGAGAAGAGCGTCGTCTTGCCCGCCCCGGAGGCGCCCACCAGCGCCACGCGCGCGCCCACCGGCACGGTGAGGTCCACGCCGCGCAGGCCCTCGCGGCCATCCAGGTAGGTGGCCCGCACGCCCTCCAGCACCAGCGCCCCCTTCAGGGGCTGCGCCTCGCGGCCCTCGTCCGGGGGCGCGGGCTCGTCCGCGATGGCGAAGAGGCGCTCGGCGGCCACCAGCCCCGTGAGCACCTGCGAGAGGGTGCCGCTCAGGGACTTCACCGGCTGGTAGAGCAGGAGCGAGGCGGCGACGAAGGACAGCAGCCGCCCGGCCAGCGCGGGCTCGGCGGCCACCGCGCGCGCCCCCCACATCACCACCAGCGCCACCCCGGCGATGCCCAGCATCTCCACCGTGGGGCTGAAGGCGCCGCGCAGGAAGAGCGAGCGGCGCATCTCCCCGTAGTAGCGCCCGGACTCCTCGTCGAAGCGCGCCAGGGCCCGGGGCACTCCGCCGTAGGCCTGCACCACGGGCAGGTTCTGCAGCTGCTCGGCGGTGAGCGAGGTGAGCGCGCCCAGGCTCGTCTGGGAGCGCAGCGCCACCTTCTTCAGCGAGCGCGCGAAGCGGGCCACGGGCACCACCGTGGCGGGCATCACCACGAAGGTGAGCAGGAACAGCTTCGGGTCGATGAGGGCGCACGTGACGAGCAGCGCCACAATCTGCATCCCGTCCTTGGCGTACGAGGACAGCGCCTGCGTCACCGAGAACTCCACCAGCGGCACGTCCGCGGTGAAGCGCGAGAGCAGCTCCCCCGAGTGCCGGCGCTCGAAGAAGGCCGGCGGCTGGGCAAGCAGCCGGGCGTAGAAGAAGCCGCGCAGGTCCGCCATCACCCGCTGGCCGAGCCGCTGCATCCACCCGCCCTGAAGAAACTGCGTGGTGGCTTTGATCGCCGCCACCGCCACCACCAGCAGGGGCAACCGGCGCAGCATCTGGTCCGGGGGCAGGCTCACCCCCGCCAGCGAGATCGGATCGCCGGTGAGCACCGCGCGCAGGAGCGGCCCCACCAGCCACGCGTAGGCGGAGGTGGCCGCCGCGGCCATCACCGAGGCGCACAGGCCCGCCAGGAGCAGCCCGCGATAGGGGCGCAAGTAACCCAACAGCCGGCGGTAGACGTGAGGCGAAGGACGGGGGGCCACGGCGGCGCGGACTCTCGCACCCCGGCTGGCAATGGCCAAGCCATCCTCTAGGGTATGAAGGATGCTTACCTGCCTGCCCTGCCGCCTACCAACCCCTACATGTGGGTACAATCGTTGCTGGGCAGGGAAGGGGCGGCCAACTTCAGGGGGCCATGGAGATCAACGACACGAACCAGAAAGAGGCGCTGTTCAGTCCGGGCTGTGAGCCAGTTGTGGAGGACGAGGAGCGGCGGAGGCTCCTGTGGCTCATGGCCGAGTACTTCCGGACGATCGGCTATTCGGACATCAAGGCACGGCTTCCGGGCTTCATGCCCCCACCGGTCCTGTCGGGGACCATCGAGGATCATCGCCCGGACTTCACCTGCCGGCAGACGGACTCGGCCCACACCCCCATCATCCTGGAGATTGTCACCCCGTCGATGGTGGATGACGCGCTCGCGGAGAACCGGTGGAGCCTGCTGGGCAGCGCCGCGAAGCTCTACAACGCCGAGCTGCACTTCGTCGTCCCGAAGTGGTCCCCGCTGGGGCCCGTGGACGCGGCGCTCAAGCGGCGGCTGGCCCGCATGGAGCTGACCGTGAACCGCGTCTGGACAGTCTAGCCGTGAACCGGCCGCTCCGTTGCCCCCTGGATTGCTGGCTCTGAACCCTGCGTTATAGTGCGTCGGCTCAAGACGCGGGTCGAAAAGCCAGGAAATCCAGGGGTTTGACGCGATGCCATCGGTGTCGGGACAGAAGCGCGATTATTACGAGGTACTCGGCGTCCAGAAGGGCGTGAATCCTCAGGAGCTGAAGAGCGCCTTTCGCAAGGTGGCGCTCCAGTACCACCCGGACCGAAATCCGGGGAACAACGAGGCCGAAGAGAAGTTCAAGGAGGCCTCCGAGGCGTACGAGGTGCTGAGCGACCCGGAGCGACGGGCGCGCTACGACCGCTTCGGCCACGCGGGCGGGGGCGCCGAGGGCTTCGGCGGCGGCTTCCAGAACGTCAACATCAACGACATCTTCGGGGACATCTTCGGCGAAATCTTCGGCGGGGCCCGGGGCGGCCGCGGCCGGGGCGGCACCGGGCGCGGGGCGGACCTGCGCTACAACCTGGAGATCTCCTTCGAGGAGGCGGCCTTCGGCTGCCGTCCCAAGGTTCCGATTCCGCGCCCCAAGAAGTGTGAGACGTGCACCGGCTCGGGCAGCAAGAGCGGCGCGGCGCCCAAGCCGTGCGGCACGTGCGGCGGCTCCGGCGAGGTGCGCTTCACGCAGGGCTTCTTCGCGGTGTCGCGCACGTGCGCGGACTGCAACGGCACGGGCGCGTTCATCCCGGACCCCTGCCCCAAGTGCAAGGGCGCGGGCAAGGTTCCCTCCGAGGAGGTGCTCGAGGTGGCCATCCCCGCCGGCGTGGACAACGGCACGCGGGTGCGGCTGTCGGGCATGGGCGAGCCGGGAGACCGGGGCGGCCCCGCCGGAGACCTGTACGTGACGGTCATCGTGCGCGAGCACCCGCTGTTCCAGCGCGAGGACTACGAGGTGTTCTGCGAGGTGCCCATCTCCTTCACGCAGGCGGCGCTGGGGGCGAAGATCGACGTGCCCACGCTGGACGGGAAGGTGAAGATGACGGTGCCGGCCGGCACGCAGTCCGGCAAGGTGTTCCGGCTGCGCGGCAAGGGCATCCCCCACCTGCACAGCCAGCAGCGCGGCGATCAGCACGTGCGCGTGATTCTGGAGACGCCCACGGAGCTGTCGGCCCGCCAGCGCGAGCTGCTGGAGAAGTTCGCCGAGGAGGCCGGGGAGGAGACGCACCCGCACTCCAAGAGCTTCTTCGCCAAGGTGAAGGAGCTGTTCGGCTAGCGCCGCCGGGCCCGCGGCCTCCTCCTTATATAAGGAGGACGGCCGGGCGGGCCCTTGGCGCGCTTCCCCCGGGGCGGGGTGAGGCTCCCCGCCCTCACCCCTCCGTTCCCTAGCAGGGGGGGGCCCCTGAAGTCCCGGGGGCTGGCGAGGGGCATGGACGGTGCATATCCGAGACGTTCGCTGCGGAATCTTCTGCCCGCTCGATTGTCGACGGAGACGCACCCTCGCTGCTATGCACCCGCCCACCATGGACGTCCTCTCCCCTGCGCGCCGCGTCCTGGCGCTGGCGCTGGCGTTGTTCCTCACCGCCTGCCCGAAATCCTCCTCGCACGTGAGGCCGGATGACGGCTCCGGCGACCCCTCCGGGGGGACTTCCTCGGGCAGGCCCCGGGTCGAGGCGAAGAAGGACCCTGCCGCGGACGCCGCGCTCGCCCAGGCCGTGGAGGC
This window of the Stigmatella aurantiaca genome carries:
- a CDS encoding ABC transporter ATP-binding protein, whose protein sequence is MAPRPSPHVYRRLLGYLRPYRGLLLAGLCASVMAAAATSAYAWLVGPLLRAVLTGDPISLAGVSLPPDQMLRRLPLLVVAVAAIKATTQFLQGGWMQRLGQRVMADLRGFFYARLLAQPPAFFERRHSGELLSRFTADVPLVEFSVTQALSSYAKDGMQIVALLVTCALIDPKLFLLTFVVMPATVVPVARFARSLKKVALRSQTSLGALTSLTAEQLQNLPVVQAYGGVPRALARFDEESGRYYGEMRRSLFLRGAFSPTVEMLGIAGVALVVMWGARAVAAEPALAGRLLSFVAASLLLYQPVKSLSGTLSQVLTGLVAAERLFAIADEPAPPDEGREAQPLKGALVLEGVRATYLDGREGLRGVDLTVPVGARVALVGASGAGKTTLFSVLLGFLPTSGGTVRWDGEPLNALKPSSVRSQMAWVPQEPVLFSGTVRHNLLLGRPGASDAELWEALTLAHAKDFVNALPAGLDEPVGERGSRLSGGQRQRLVLARAFLRRPSLLLLDEPTSALDAASEAAVGEGLAALMKGRTVLVIAHRLSTVRDADLIAVMEAGQVVEAGTHEQLLARQGRYARLLGEGAVAA
- the dnaJ gene encoding molecular chaperone DnaJ; protein product: MPSVSGQKRDYYEVLGVQKGVNPQELKSAFRKVALQYHPDRNPGNNEAEEKFKEASEAYEVLSDPERRARYDRFGHAGGGAEGFGGGFQNVNINDIFGDIFGEIFGGARGGRGRGGTGRGADLRYNLEISFEEAAFGCRPKVPIPRPKKCETCTGSGSKSGAAPKPCGTCGGSGEVRFTQGFFAVSRTCADCNGTGAFIPDPCPKCKGAGKVPSEEVLEVAIPAGVDNGTRVRLSGMGEPGDRGGPAGDLYVTVIVREHPLFQREDYEVFCEVPISFTQAALGAKIDVPTLDGKVKMTVPAGTQSGKVFRLRGKGIPHLHSQQRGDQHVRVILETPTELSARQRELLEKFAEEAGEETHPHSKSFFAKVKELFG